The DNA region GTCCAGATTGATGCCAAGGTCGCTGATGCCTGTGCGCCGTGCGCAATGGGTTGTCCGGCGTCACGGGCCGAGGGCGATCAGTGATCCCAAACTGGCGTCCCTGGGCAAGAGCGTTTGCGTGTCGATGCTTTTGCCCCGGAGGCCGAAGCTGTCCTGGAATGTTGCAAGAGTGCAAGCCACACCGCCGTGGTCCCTGTGTCGGGACGAATTCGGCGGCCATACCCAATAAGGTGTCGTTATGAATCAGGAACAGGACCGCGCTTCGCTTGCGGCTTCGTCCACCGCGTTTTCCGTCATTCTGACCATCAGCATCTGTCATCTCATCAATGACATGCTGCAGGCCCTGCTCCCGGCCATCTATCCGATTTTAAAAGATGATTTTAGCCTGAATTTTAGTCAGATCGGCCTTATCACCCTGACCTACCAGTTGACGGCCTCGATCCTGCAGCCTTTGATCGGGCTCTTTGCCGACAAGCGGCCCACGCCGCTGGCCCTGCCGAGCGGGACTCTGTTCACCCTGGCCGGGCTCGTTACCCTGGCCCTGGCCCATTCGTTCCCCGTCCTGCTGGCCGGGGCCGCCCTTCTGGGCATGGGTTCGTCTATCTTTCATCCCGAGGCCTCCCGCGTGGCGGCCATGGCCTCCGGCGGACGCCACGGGCTGGCCCAGTCCTTGTTCCAGGTCGGGGGCAACGGCGGGCAGGCCCTGGGGCCGCTGGTGGCCGCGCTGGCCGTGTCCCGGTTCGGACAGACCAGCCTGGCCGTCATCGCCCTGCTGGCCTTGCTGGCGGCCGCCCTGCTGTGGCCGGTGTCCCAGTGGTACCGGGAGCATGGGCTGGCCCGGCTCAAGCGGCGCGCTGCCGACGGCGCGGCCCTGACCCTGCCGCGCGGCAAGGCCATGCAGGGGCTCGGTCTTTTGCTGGTGCTGATGTTTTCCAAGTTTTTCTATCTGTCCAGTCTGACCAGCTATTACACCTTTTATCTGATCCAGCATTACGGCGCCTCGGTCTTTGCGGCCCAACTCCATCTGGCCCTGTTCCTGGCCTCCGTGGCCGCGGGCACCATGGCTGGAGGTTCCCTGGGCGACCGCTTCGGACGCAAGAACGTCATCTGGTTTTCCATCCTCGGTGCCCTGCCGTTCACCTTGCTTCTGCCGCACGTTGACTACGTCTGGACCGGCCCGGTCAGCATCTGCATTGGCCTCATTCTGTCCTCGGCCTTTCCGTCCATCGTTGTTTTTGCGCAGGAGCTGTTCCCAGGCAAGGTCGGAGCCATGGCCGGGCTGTTTTTCGGGCTGGCC from Deltaproteobacteria bacterium includes:
- a CDS encoding MFS transporter, which encodes MNQEQDRASLAASSTAFSVILTISICHLINDMLQALLPAIYPILKDDFSLNFSQIGLITLTYQLTASILQPLIGLFADKRPTPLALPSGTLFTLAGLVTLALAHSFPVLLAGAALLGMGSSIFHPEASRVAAMASGGRHGLAQSLFQVGGNGGQALGPLVAALAVSRFGQTSLAVIALLALLAAALLWPVSQWYREHGLARLKRRAADGAALTLPRGKAMQGLGLLLVLMFSKFFYLSSLTSYYTFYLIQHYGASVFAAQLHLALFLASVAAGTMAGGSLGDRFGRKNVIWFSILGALPFTLLLPHVDYVWTGPVSICIGLILSSAFPSIVVFAQELFPGKVGAMAGLFFGLAFGLGGLGAAILGQVADAIGIVRVYEFCAYLPALGLFAGFLPRM